In the genome of Pseudopipra pipra isolate bDixPip1 chromosome 4, bDixPip1.hap1, whole genome shotgun sequence, one region contains:
- the C4H4orf54 gene encoding uncharacterized protein C4orf54 homolog — MDAPGQQPASPRAGPEVAAAGRAPSPSPSPSPKPSPSPKPSPESAIEEEEETAYVEIRGSPRGPEESHQSPELAPAGGVERAAGPARDSGAGGTEDGGSAKGGSPGEATGPASSDSGRDRPPSPAEVAAAAGCGADTGPGPGPGSGGASGSGGPPELGGCPESSSSSCPSPVTKADGFPAMGDPVSTEGKTSSSSFGYESEEEDEVAGRKATPPGPPPGTPPGGGRDEAHYISTQEIQLSEVDHDMDFDAGLAARWDFEDNNVIYSFVDYASFGSDETPGDTLTEEEENSCYLSTTTSDPNNQTDSIDNTSSTEIVSLTSEHDTPGGDKRASSGESRSKQSGRPGGSPAAQLLLSIKAASRAINESSNVRGKQNTVYAAKHEGDMSLRVAAAPDRNASLKQDAVRDHTKKFIAVPARLQTRCGAARAGEHSSGASSAVSELDDADKEVRNLTARAFRSLAYPYFDTLRPGSRASSASLPDNALGINRWSTYLDLKCGSLGPRAEPSLLRSGRSQTKALEFVVSKLDGEIAHVESPRRLRAGSRVVTLLDLGDAAEAGEPPAAESGGKGSSKKSKFASSLLKNVISKKMQLEHEFKMERGEITDTSYTGPGAGREPDPAGGAGRERQREVGVQRQSSRHSEGGSDCTAAAAEDAGEGGGGRSPASKASTPREGNRSLDRALSDELCEVKRSASEAIKATFLRSQNSAFRSWKEREAERKEERAPVGKLKLPHKQDWRADLGEISAGKSTKMSRLFVPAIQHTPREKEPGKRATKCSAAAAAATSSPAAATTSPTATTTSSPAAKPKAPEIKISLGSVQQPRDAAFSIAQLLTPQIAGRPLEEGRGQHIKPLKAGDSHDKVPQFLVRDVRDSKYRAQGILHQVRDVRKLIKSSYSADSGDNSSDKGSGASEQGGPEQKSRQQLVIAGVPRSLSPVVITCQAVGHAGTKPTEAGAKATSKAPACPPEGTVLVHRTSGRLPVATIAPNKSDARQPAVLKIVSKSSAPWRHQPPPPPAERGRGSEEDPREESKAAPVQNALEKLTAAVRSMEELYSFNKREWKRKSDPLPITDSHVLSLIASQERGAGSRPAAAAAAPPPPPPADKAEEPSSKGPGSERLPRRPSNNTADKVSAKAAAFESLARQRQRGPPPPRAEPPAPPRALLTLRGAGGAGAPGPGKPPSAASQAPPRSPRLPGSGGAGDAERGPDCGNYLALPLKAPAEPGSPPSPVPVSGAGGGVRPSPVSAAAAAATLCSLQPFGTAKPPGSPRPPPGPPAAEEPPTAAPPPAEGTPATLYRPPLPFAALPGAAPPLLCFSPSVPAAAAATEPFPQTQRKVLLDVSTGQYYLVDTPVQQPLKRRLFDPETGQYVEVPVPQQPAVAPVPLPLSPLALNAGAYGATYMLYPGLLPTATVLPAGALQRPLSHSGSDASAPAEPGSPAAAEAAFAESPYYVATSKGPPPPRHGATEAKPVISITAPATGPRIVAPPSFDGTTMRFVVEHR; from the coding sequence ATGGACGCGCCCGGCCAGCAGCCCGCCAGCCCCCGAGCGGGCCCTGAGGTCGCGGCGGCGGGACGGGCTCCGAGCCCGAGCCCAAGCCCAAGCCCAAAGCCGAGCCCGAGCCCGAAGCCCAGCCCGGAGTCGGCCatcgaggaggaggaggagacggCGTATGTGGAGATCCGCGGCTCGCCGCGGGGGCCAGAGGAGAGCCACCAGAGCCCCGAGCTGGCCCCGGCCGGCGGTGTGGAGCGAGCGGCCGGTCCCGCACGGGACAGCGGAGCCGGCGGCACTGAGGATGGCGGCTCGGCGAAAGGTGGATCCCCGGGGGAGGCGACGGGGCCAGCATCCTCGGACAGCGGGAGGGATCGACCGCCTTCCCCGGCGgaggtggcggcggcggcgggatgCGGAGCTGAcaccggccccggccccggccccggctccGGGGGAGCGTCAGGGAGCGGCGGGCCGCCGGAGCTGGGGGGCTGCCCGgagtcctcctcctcctcctgcccttcgCCGGTGACTAAGGCGGACGGCTTTCCCGCAATGGGCGACCCGGTGTCAACGGAGGGCAAAACCTCCTCGTCCTCCTTCGGATACGAAAgcgaggaggaggacgaggtCGCGGGGCGCAAGGCGACCCCCCCCGGACCTCCCCCGGGCACCCcccccggcggcggccgcgACGAGGCGCACTATATCAGCACACAGGAGATCCAGCTGAGCGAGGTGGACCACGACATGGACTTCGACGCGGGGCTGGCCGCCCGCTGGGACTTCGAGGATAACAACGTGATTTACTCCTTCGTGGACTACGCCTCCTTCGGGAGCGACGAGACCCCGGGGGACACGCTgacggaggaggaggagaataGCTGCTACCTAAGCACGACCACCAGCGACCCCAACAACCAGACGGACAGCATCGACAACACCAGCAGCACCGAGATCGTCAGCCTTACCTCCGAACACGACACCCCCGGTGGGGACAAGCGCGCCAGCTCGGGGGAAAGCCGGTCCAAGCAGTCCGGCCGCCCCGGCGGGAGCCCGGCCGCCCAGCTTCTCCTATCAATCAAAGCCGCTTCCCGGGCTATAAATGAGTCTAGCAACGTGCGTGGAAAGCAAAACACTGTTTACGCTGCCAAGCATGAAGGCGACATGAGCCTCCGTGTCGCCGCGGCTCCCGACCGCAATGCGAGTTTAAAACAGGACGCGGTCCGCGACCACACGAAAAAGTTCATCGCGGTCCCCGCGCGGCTGCAGACCCGGTGCGGGGCCGCCAGGGCAGGGGAACACTCGAGCGGCGCCTCCAGCGCCGTCAGCGAGCTGGACGATGCCGACAAAGAGGTGCGAAACCTTACGGCCAGGGCTTTCCGCAGCCTGGCTTACCCCTATTTCGACACCCTGCGCCCCGGCTCCCGCgcctcctctgcctccctgcccGACAATGCCCTGGGCATCAACCGCTGGTCCACCTACCTGGACCTCAAGTGTGGCAGTCTGGGACCGAGAGCCGAGCCCAGCTTGCTACGCTCCGGCCGCTCGCAGACCAAAGCCCTCGAGTTCGTGGTCAGCAAGCTCGACGGGGAGATCGCCCACGTCGAGTCGCCGCGGCGGCTGCGGGCGGGCTCCCGGGTGGTGACCCTGCTGGACCTCGGCGATGCCGCCGAGGCCGGGGAGCCGCCAGCGGCAGAGAGCGGCGGGAAGGGATCCAGCAAGAAGTCCAAGTTCGCCTCCAGCCTCCTCAAAAACGTCATCTCCAAGAAGATGCAGCTGGAGCACGAGTTCAAGATGGAGCGGGGCGAAATCACCGACACCTCCTACACCGGGCCGGGCGCCGGCCGGGAGCCGGACCCCGCCGGTGGCGCCGGCCGGGAGCGGCAGCGGGAAGTTGGCGTGCAGCGGCAGAGCTCCCGGCACTCTGAGGGCGGCTCGGACTGcaccgcggcggcggcggaggatGCGGGCGAGGGCGGCGGTGGTCGATCGCCGGCCTCCAAGGCATCAACGCCCCGCGAGGGGAACCGCAGCCTGGATAGGGCACTGTCGGATGAGCTGTGCGAGGTGAAGCGCAGCGCCTCGGAGGCCATCAAAGCCACCTTCCTCCGCAGCCAGAACAGCGcattcaggtcctggaaggagcgggaggcagaaaggaaggaggaaagggcgCCCGTCGGCAAGCTGAAACTCCCGCACAAGCAGGACTGGCGAGCCGACTTGGGCGAGATCTCCGCCGGCAAATCCACCAAGATGTCCCGTCTGTTCGTCCCCGCAATTCAGCACACCCCCCGGGAGAAGGAGCCCGGCAAGCGGGCAACCAAgtgctccgccgccgccgccgccgccacctcttcgcccgccgccgccaccaCTTCGCCCACCGCCACCACCACCTCGTCCCCCGCCGCCAAGCCCAAAGCACCCGAGATCAAAATCAGCCTGGGCAGCGTGCAGCAGCCCCGGGACGCCGCCTTCAGCATCGCCCAGCTGCTGACGCCGCAGATTGCAGGCCGGCCgctggaggagggcagggggcaGCACATCAAGCCGCTCAAGGCCGGCGACAGCCACGACAAGGTGCCGCAGTTCCTGGTGCGCGACGTGAGGGACAGCAAGTACAGAGCCCAGGGGATCCTCCACCAGGTGCGGGACGTGCGGAAGCTCATCAAAAGTTCCTACAGCGCTGACTCGGGGGATAACAGCAGCGACAAGGGCAGCGGCGCCTCCGAGCAAGGCGGCCCTGAGCAGAAGTCCCGGCAGCAACTGGTCATCGCCGGTGTCCCCCGGTCCCTCTCCCCCGTGGTTATCACCTGTCAGGCAGTCGGCCACGCTGGCACCAAGCCCACTGAGGCGGGGGCCAAGGCCACGAGCAAGGCGCCGGCCTGTCCCCCGGAAGGCACCGTCCTGGTGCACCGCACCTCGGGCAGGCTGCCGGTGGCCACCATCGCCCCCAACAAGAGCGATGCTCGCCAGCCGGCCGTGCTGAAGATCGTCTCTAAATCCTCCGCGCCCTGGCGGCAccagcccccgccgccgcccgccgagAGGGGCCGGGGGTCGGAGGAGGATCCGCGGGAGGAGAGCAAGGCGGCGCCCGTGCAAAACGCGCTGGAGAAGCTGACGGCGGCGGTGAGGAGCATGGAGGAGCTGTACAGCTTCAACAAGCGCGAGTGGAAGCGCAAAAGCGACCCTCTGCCCATCACCGACAGCCACGTCCTCTCCCTTATCGCCAGCCAGGAGCGGGGCGCCGGGTCCCGGcccgccgctgccgctgccgctccccccccgccgccgccggcggaTAAGGCGGAGGAGCCGTCGAGCAAGGGGCCAGGCAGCGAGCGGCTGCCCCGCCGGCCCTCCAACAACACGGCCGATAAGGTCTCGGCCAAGGCGGCCGCCTTCGAGAGCCTAGCCCGGCAGCGGCAGCGcggcccgccgcccccccgcgccgagccccctgcccctccccgcGCCCTCCTCACTCTCCGCGGAGCCGGAGGAGCGGGAGCCCCCGGGCCGGGCAAGCCCCCCTCCGCGGCAAGCCAGGCACCGCCGCGCTCGCCCCGCCTGCCCGGGAGCGGAGGCGCCGGCGATGCGGAGCGCGGCCCGGACTGCGGGAACTACCTGGCCCTGCCGCTGAAGGCGCCCGCCGAGCCCGGCTCCCCGCCCTCCCCGGTGCCGGTGTcaggggcgggcggcggcgtCCGCCCCAGCCCGGTgtcagcggcggcggcggcggcgacgCTGTGCAGCCTGCAGCCCTTCGGCACCGCCAAGCCTCCCGGCAGCCCCAGACCCCCGCCCGGACCCCCGGCCGCCGAGGAGCCCCCcaccgccgccccgccgcccgccgagGGCACTCCCGCCACCCTGTACCGCCCGCCGCTGCCCTTCGCCGCGCTGCCCGGCGCCGCCCCGCCGCTGCTCTGCTTCTCGCCCTCCGTGCCCGCCGCGGCCGCAGCGACCGAGCCCTTCCCACAGACGCAGCGCAAGGTGCTGCTGGACGTGAGCACCGGGCAGTACTACCTGGTGGACACGCCGGTGCAGCAGCCCCTCAAGCGGCGCCTCTTCGACCCCGAGACCGGGCAGTACGTGGAGGTGCCGGTGCCCCAGCAGCCGGCCGTCGCCCCCGTCCCGCTGCCCCTCTCGCCCCTGGCCCTCAATGCCGGTGCCTACGGCGCCACGTACATGCTTTACCCCGGGCTCTTGCCCACCGCCACCGTGCTGCCCGCCGGCGCTCTGCAGCGCCCGCTGTCCCACTCGGGCAGCGATGCCAGTGCTCCGGCAGAgcctggcagcccagcagcagcagaggcagctttTGCCGAGAGTCCCTACTACGTGGCTACCAGCAAAGGCCCGCCGCCGCCACGGCACGGGGCAACCGAGGCGAAGCCGGTCATCAGCATAACAGCGCCAGCCACCGGCCCGAGGATCGTCGCGCCGCCCTCCTTCGACGGCACCACCATGCGCTTTGTGGTAGAGCACCGGTGA